A genomic segment from Necator americanus strain Aroian chromosome III, whole genome shotgun sequence encodes:
- a CDS encoding hypothetical protein (NECATOR_CHRIII.G12735.T1), with translation MTNFTKEKERKKAKEMFGECTVIVEVDIVTVDTVTVVTIIITAVVIIIIITIIITGSSPYGGYSGYGSGYGYGGGGGGGLLSVLGGLLGFRQPYYSSPSYYYSNYQTSPYASYYQPSSYSYYQPTYYQRAAYTCDVQQYMSMSGTRQLWYCVCSGTTSYQYDGCNHPYYG, from the exons ATGactaattttacaaaagaaaaagaaaggaaaaaagcaaaagagatGTTCGGGGAATGTACA GTCATAGTGGAGGTGGACATAGTCACGGTGGACACAGTCACGGTGGTCACCATCATCATCACGGCGGTggtcatcatcatcatcatcaccatCATCATCACAG GTTCGAGCCCTTACGGTGGCTATTCTGGATATGGATCTGGATATGGATATGGTGGAGGCGGAGGTGGTGGACTTCTCTCAGTTCTTGGAG GTCTTCTCGGTTTTCGACAGCCGTACTACTCATCGCCATCGTACTACTACTCCAACTATCAAACGTCACCATACGCTTCCTATTATCAGCCGTCGTCATACTCATATTATCAACCAACATACTATCAGAGAGCAGCCTATACATGCGATG ttCAACAATACATGAGCATGAGCGGAACCCGACAACTCTGGTACTGTGTGTGCAGTGGTACAACTTCCTACCAATACGATGGTTGTAATCATCCATACTATGGATGA